The following coding sequences lie in one Anomaloglossus baeobatrachus isolate aAnoBae1 chromosome 7, aAnoBae1.hap1, whole genome shotgun sequence genomic window:
- the LOC142246069 gene encoding hemoglobin subunit alpha-2-like encodes MALNADDKSHIQAIWPCVAAHPDEYGGEALYRMFLSNPQTKTYFPGFEIHKDSPQIKAHGKKVVNALTEASKHMDNIEGALGNLIDRHAYDLRVDPGNFKLLAHHILVTIATHFPDKFDCMTHQALDKFLAAVGAALTCKYR; translated from the exons ATGGCTCTTAACGCTGACGACAAGTCCCACATTCAGGCCATCTGGCCATGTGTAGCAGCCCATCCTGATGAGTATGGTGGAGAAGCTCTGTACAG GATGTTCCTTTCCAATCCCCAGACCAAGACCTACTTCCCTGGCTTTGAAATCCATAAGGATTCTCCTCAGATTAAGGCTCATGGCAAGAAAGTCGTTAACGCCCTGACTGAAGCTTCAAAACATATGGACAACATTGAAGGAGCCCTGGGTAATCTGATTGACCGCCATGCCTATGACCTAAGAGTGGATCCTGGAAACTTCAAA CTCCTGGCTCATCACATCCTGGTTACAATTGCCACCCACTTTCCTGACAAGTTTGATTGTATGACCCATCAGGCTCTGGACAAGTTCCTGGCTGCCGTTGGAGCCGCTCTGACATGCAAGTACCGTTAA